The Medicago truncatula cultivar Jemalong A17 chromosome 4, MtrunA17r5.0-ANR, whole genome shotgun sequence genome includes a region encoding these proteins:
- the LOC11443462 gene encoding protein trichome birefringence-like 38, with translation MGFNVHKLFFLSFFSLALLVSMHLVGATKSHKVSPSKRRKELNNCNLFSGSWVIGSSYTLYDSSSCPFLEAQFDCQKFGRLDNQYLKYSWKPDSCALPRFNGEDFLNRWKGKKIMFVGDSLSLNMWESLSCMIHASVPNATTSFSRKESVSTVIFQDYGVTIQLYRTPYLVDIIQQGVGRVLTLDSINAGKAWIDMDMLIFNSWHWWTHKGDSQGWDFIKDGPNLVKDMDRLDAFYKGLTTWAGWVDANVDPTKTKVFFQGISPTHYQGQDWNEPRKTCSGEVEPVPGPKYPAALPPEADVVNRVLKNMKKQVYLLDITLLSQLRKDGHPSIYTKDHTGNDCSHWCLPGLPDTWNILLNAALIM, from the exons ATGGGTTTCAATGTCCATAAATtgtttttcctctctttcttTAGCCTAGCTCTCCTTGTATCCATGCACCTAGTAGGAGCAACAAAGTCACATAAAGTGAGTCCTTCAAAAAGGAGAAAAGAATTAAACAATTGTAATTTGTTCTCTGGTAGTTGGGTGATTGGCTCTTCATATACTCTCTATGATTCTTCAAGCTGCCCCTTCTTAGAAGCTCAATTTGATTGCCAAAAATTTGGAAGACTTGATAATCAGTATCTTAAATACTCTTGGAAGCCTGATTCTTGTGCTTTACCAAG GTTCAATGGAGAGGATTTCTTGAATAGGTGGAAGGGTAAAAAGATAATGTTTGTGGGTGATTCATTGAGTCTAAACATGTGGGAATCATTGTCTTGTATGATTCATGCATCGGTACCAAATGCCACTACAAGCTTTTCTAGGAAAGAATCAGTGTCTACTGTGATTTTCCAG GACTATGGAGTAACCATACAACTATACCGTACACCATATTTGGTGGATATAATTCAGCAAGGTGTTGGTAGAGTGCTTACGCTGGACTCCATAAATGCTGGTAAGGCATGGATTGATATGGACATGTTGATCTTCAACTCATGGCATTGGTGGACCCACAAGGGAGATTCACAAGG CTGGGATTTTATTAAAGATGGTCCCAATCTAGTGAAGGACATGGACCGTTTGGATGCATTTTATAAGGGATTGACCACTTGGGCTGGATGGGTTGATGCTAATGTTGACCCTACCAAAACTAAAGTCTTCTTTCAAGGAATTTCCCCTACTCATTATCA GGGCCAGGATTGGAATGAACCAAGGAAGACATGTAGCGGGGAAGTTGAACCAGTACCTGGGCCAAAATATCCGGCGGCACTACCTCCTGAAGCTGATGTAGTGAACAGAGTGTTAAAGAACATGAAGAAGCAGGTTTATCTACTTGACATAACATTACTCTCACAACTAAGAAAAGATGGACATCCTTCTATCTATACTAAAGATCATACAGGCAATGACTGTAGTCACTGGTGCTTACCAGGACTGCCTGATACTTGGAACATACTCCTAAATGCAGCTCTAATAATGTGA
- the LOC11444564 gene encoding protein trichome birefringence-like 38 — MALNVHTLFLLSLFSIALLVSMHPATAQKSNNCNLFFGSWVIDSSYPLYDSSSCPFVEAQFDCQQFGRPDNQYLKYSWKPDSCDLPRFNGEDFLNRWKDKKIMFVGDSLSLNMWESLSCMIHASVPNVTTSFSRKEPMSTVFFRNYGVTIQLYRTPYLVDIIQEDVGRVLTLDSIKAGKAWVDMDMLIFNSWHWWIHTGDLRGWDFIRDGSNLVRDMDRLDAFYKGLTTWAGWVDANVDPTKTKLFFQGISPTHNKGQDWNEPKKTCSGEVEPLPGTTYPAPLPPANDVVNKVLKNMKKQVYLLDITLLSQLRKDAHPSIYTKDPTGIDCSHWCLPGLPDTWNILLNAALII, encoded by the exons ATGGCTTTGAATGTCCATACATTGTTTTTGCTCTCTCTGTTTAGCATAGCTCTACTTGTATCCATGCACCCAGCAACAGCACAAAAGTCAAATAATTGTAATTTGTTCTTTGGAAGCTGGGTGATTGACTCTTCATATCCTCTCTATGATTCTTCAAGCTGTCCTTTCGTTGAAGCTCAGTTTGATTGCCAACAATTTGGAAGACCTGATAATCAGTATCTTAAATACTCTTGGAAGCCTGATTCATGTGATTTACCAAG GTTCAATGGAGAGGATTTCTTGAATAGGTGGAAGGATAAGAAGATAATGTTTGTGGGTGATTCATTGAGTCTAAACATGTGGGAATCATTGTCTTGTATGATTCATGCGTCGGTTCCGAATGTCACTACAAGCTTTTCTAGGAAAGAACCAATGTCTACTGTCTTCTTCCGG AACTATGGAGTAACCATACAACTATACCGTACACCATATTTGGTGGATATAATTCAAGAAGATGTTGGTAGAGTGCTTACCCTGGACTCTATAAAAGCTGGTAAAGCATGGGTAGACATGGACATGTTGATCTTCAACTCCTGGCATTGGTGGATCCACACTGGAGATTTACGAGG GTGGGATTTTATCAGGGATGGTTCTAATCTAGTGAGGGACATGGACCGTTTGGATGCATTTTATAAGGGATTGACCACTTGGGCTGGTTGGGTTGATGCAAACGTTGACCCTACTAAAACTAAACTCTTCTTTCAAGGAATTTCCCCTACTCATAACAA AGGACAAGATTGGAATGAACCGAAGAAGACATGTAGCGGGGAAGTTGAACCGTTACCCGGAACAACATATCCTGCCCCTCTACCTCCTGCAAATGATGTTGTGAACAAAGTGTTAAAGAACATGAAGAAGCAGGTTTATCTACTTGACATAACACTTCTGTCACAACTAAGAAAAGATGCACATCCTTCTATCTATACTAAGGATCCAACTGGCATTGATTGTAGTCATTGGTGCCTACCAGGACTGCCTGATACTTGGAACATACTCCTAAATGCAGCTCTAATCATTTGA
- the LOC11444562 gene encoding UBP1-associated protein 2C, which yields MEFKKRKTEENGDANSPPSSIDAAVIPPALTSDDIRKILQPFTQEQLLDLLQSASLQHPDILDAVRSVADRDTTRRKLFVRGLSGETTTETLRTVFSSYGDLDEAIVIFDKATGRSKGYGFVVYRHVDGAVLALKEPSKKIDGRMTVTQLAAAGSTGGDVSSRKVFVGNVPFEVSAESLLSEFSKYGEIEEGPLGFDKASGKTRGFAFFVYKTEEGAKNSVAESMKTVDGHQVICKFAVDNKKPKPVGQNPSGFPVDNSNVNYHPPNPTMMPPQYGAPPNSYVQQPYGNQVPAAGGYGPGPVPHYGGPVAGPGPVPGPRGPQTAVGGYPDGSQYGYPQQPMPVQRPPPGGMYQPYY from the coding sequence ATGGAATTCAAGAAACGCAAAACCGAAGAAAACGGCGACGCTAATTCTCCACCCTCATCCATCGACGCCGCCGTCATACCCCCCGCTCTCACCTCAGACGACATCCGCAAGATTCTCCAACCTTTCACTCAAGAACAACTACTCGACCTTCTCCAATCCGCCTCACTCCAACACCCTGACATCCTCGACGCCGTACGCTCTGTCGCCGACCGTGATACCACCCGCCGTAAACTCTTCGTCCGTGGCCTCTCCGGTGAAACCACCACCGAAACACTCCGCACCGTTTTCTCTTCCTATGGTGATCTAGATGAAGCGATTGTGATATTCGATAAGGCCACCGGAAGATCTAAGGGTTACGGTTTTGTTGTGTATCGACATGTCGACGGCGCTGTCTTAGCCCTAAAAGAGCCGAGCAAGAAAATCGATGGAAGAATGACGGTGACACAGCTTGCGGCGGCGGGTTCCACAGGCGGCGATGTTTCATCTCGGAAGGTTTTCGTCGGAAACGTTCCGTTTGAAGTTTCAGCGGAGAGTTTATTAAGTGAATTTTCGAAGTATGGTGAAATTGAAGAGGGTCCATTAGGGTTTGATAAAGCAAGTGGTAAAACAAGAGGTTTTGCTTTCTTTGTGTACAAAACTGAAGAGGGTGCGAAGAATTCGGTTGCGGAGTCTATGAAAACCGTTGATGGGCATCAAGTGATTTGCAAGTTTGCTGTTGATAACAAAAAGCCCAAGCCCGTGGGTCAAAACCCATCGGGCTTTCCGGTGGATAATTCTAATGTTAATTATCATCCACCTAATCCCACCATGATGCCGCCGCAGTATGGTGCTCCTCCTAATAGCTATGTGCAGCAACCTTATGGTAATCAGGTTCCTGCAGCTGGTGGATATGGACCTGGGCCTGTTCCTCATTATGGTGGGCCTGTAGCTGGACCTGGCCCTGTTCCCGGACCAAGAGGGCCTCAGACTGCTGTTGGTGGATACCCTGATGGTTCACAATATGGTTACCCGCAACAACCTATGCCGGTGCAGAGACCTCCCCCAGGAGGAATGTACCAGCCTTATTATTGA
- the LOC11446990 gene encoding putative transcription factor bHLH107 — protein sequence MDYSFYDKIYSSEYDDLGLFNPTLNNFGASNGDSTGRLSSPRSLVLESEKEKVVEGPVTENVGKDEVSEDKGLASLKNHREAERRRRERINGHLGTLRGLVASTHQKMDKATILAEVISQVKELKKNAMEASKGFLIPTEVDEVKVEPYDIKLGYGCMSYIATICCDYQPEILCDLKKAIDALQLQLVKAEMSTLESRMKNMFVFTCCKGNSFNVEACQSIANVVHKALDSVLEKASNSMEFSLKTSYPNKRRRMCFVETSTSSCSHASCSC from the exons ATGGATTACtctttttatgacaaaatttaTTCATCAGAGTATGATGATTTGGGCTTGTTCAATCCAACTTTGAATAACTTTGGAGCTTCCAATGGTGATTCTACTGGTAGGTTGTCATCACCACGTTCATTGGTTTTGGAGAGTGAGAAGGAAAAGGTGGTGGAGGGTCCTGTTACTGAAAATGTTGGTAAAGATGAGGTTTCTGAGGACAAAGGTTTAGCTTCTTTGAAGAATCATAGGGAAGCAGAGAGGAGAAGAAGGGAGAGAATAAATGGTCACCTTGGAACATTACGTGGTCTTGTGGCTTCCACTCATCAAAAG ATGGATAAAGCCACAATACTTGCTGAAGTGATTAGTCAAGTGaaggaattgaagaagaatgcaATGGAAGCAAGCAAAGGTTTTCTCATTCCAACAGAAGTTGATGAAGTGAAAGTTGAACCATATGATATTAAATTAGGATATGGATGCATGTCTTACATAGCAACTATCTGTTGTGATTACCAACCTGAGATACTATGTGACCTCAAAAAAGCAATCGATGCACTTCAACTTCAACTAGTGAAGGCAGAAATGTCAACATTGGAAAGCAGGATGAAGAATATGTTTGTGTTTACATGTTGCAAAGGGAATAGTTTTAATGTTGAAGCATGTCAAAGTATTGCAAATGTTGTTCACAAGGCACTTGATTCTGTGTTGGAAAAGGCTTCTAACTCAATGGAATTCTCACTCAAAACTTCATATCCAAACAAGAGGAGAAGAATGTGCTTTGTTGAAACATCTACCTCTTCATGCAGCCATGCATCTTGTTCATGCTAA